Within Winogradskyella helgolandensis, the genomic segment CTGACATCACAGGCTTAAGTCGTTCTGCAATAGAAACACAACAGCCCTATGAAACTGTAAAGCAAATTGGTGATCAGAATTTTAAAAATCCATTTCGATTTGATATGATAGATGATCGACCACTAAAATTTAATATTATAAATCAATAACATTGAAAAGCCGCTTCTACACATGGTAAAAGCGGCTTTTTTTTGATTCAAAAATGAAACAGACTTAGTTATTCAAAGTCATGTTTAAATTTAATTAAAATATATTTTTGAAGCAACTACAGGAGCATTAAAGCTATTGATTAACGAATAGCTCGTGTCATCATAGATAAATAATTGTCCTGCACTAGTATAATCAACTGCATCTACAAAATATAAACGATCATCTTTTGCTGCCATTCCATACAAAGTCGTCGCTGCTGTTGTAAAAAGAGGTGTTGACGTTACAGCAGTAGCATCATCTGTTATACTTAAAACTGCACTTCCTAAGTTATAATACAGATTTCCATTTAAATACATCATCAATTCAGGATGTTCTCCATCTGAAAACTCTAATGTTGTAGATACCGTATTTGTATCCATATCTATTTTTGTAATGGCAGCTTTAGTTTCATCACCTGTCCATGCTGGTTTACCACTACTTAAAACGACTAAATCACCATTGTCATCCACAAGCATTTCATCTGGATTATCATTTACAGTAATTGTAGTTGTTAAAACATCTGAAGACGTATTTATTACTGAGACAATATTATTTGTACTAAAAGCTCCTTTATGAGACACATATACAACATTATCTTCCGCTAAAATTTGCTCAGGCCCATTTCCAACAGGTATCGTACTAATGACTGTATTGGCAGTTAAGTCTACCACAGCTACAAAATCATCAGCTTCATCATAAGGATCTCCCCAATTTGTAACATAACCTTTACCATTTGCAAAAGCAATATATCTTGGCGCAGTTAACCCTGTAGAAATAGTCCCTAATTTTTCAAACGTATAACGATTAACAACCGTAATTGTACCAGCATCTACTACAATATATGCCTTATCATCATTAAAGCCTAAAGATTGTAAGTACACACCTGTAGCTTCATTATTAACGTTAAAATAAATTTGGTTTTCTGATGTCATTAAATCTTCAGAAATAAAGGTAATAGAAGAAGGTCCACCTTCACCACTAACTATAATTCCGTCTTCATAGGCACCTAAAGGCTCTGATGGTGTTGCATCATCATCGCTAGAACAGGACACGATTAATAATGACATTGCAAACATTGATAGGATAATTTTTTTCATTGTACTTGATTTAAAATTTATATTGAATTTGAAAATTAAAATTACGATCTGGCATTGGTCTAAATGCCACGTTCTCGTATACGGTATTAAATAGATTATTCACTTTTAAGCTTATATCTATTTGCTGTGAATTCGTTTTAAAAAGTTGATAATTCAATCCAAAATTGGTAAGTTGATACGCTTCTACACTGTAAAATATGCCAGATAAGTTTTCTGGAGTTGTATATACTTCACCTGTAAATAAATGTTGAAAAAATAATGACATACGTTTATAAGCATAAGCCAAATTGATATTTGCTTTATGGTAAGGCACATATATAAGTTGGGCATTGGTTTCTAAATCCTCAGAAACGGTATACGCATAATTACCTTGTAATGAAAATTGATGCGCTTTAATTTTCTTAGAAACATCTAAACTGGCTTCTACTCCATAATTTTGAGTTTTAGCAATATTTTCAGGACTCCAAAACCCTGTAGTATTAGGTTTCCATTGAATAAGGTCGGATGTCTTTATATAAAAAGCATTCAAGTTAAAGCTTACACTTTTATAGGTGATTTCTTGTCCTAAATCAATTTGATAAGACGTTTCTGGTACTAAATCTAGATTACCTCCAGGTTGCCAGTACAAATCATTAAATGTTGGAACACGGTAGTTTTTAGAACCATTAAGCTTTAGCTTATAAGAATTTGAAACTTCATAAGCCACATCAAAAGAAAATAACAAAGGACTATTAAAACCTGAAGTTACATCTTGCCTTAAATTTAAGCCATAATGCCATTTCTCATTCGGGTTATAAAGTAATAAGGCTGTCGTTGAAAATTCTTTTCGGTTAGGATTATTAAAACTACTTCCGCTGCCCTCGTAATAATTATACGATACGATGGGTTTTAATTTTAAATCCTTCAACAGATCAATATCTGCAGTATAATTAATAAGGTAAGTATTGACTTTTCCGAAGGTAAAATTGTCCGAATTTTGATTCCCAAAATATTTAAAATGCTCTTGTAGATGCGCTACTTTTAATTTTGAATAGCTTTTAGTTCCAAAACGCGACCATTCTAACATGGTTCTAAAATTTTGATCCTCGTATTTTGCTAAAGAAGGAGACGAAACCGTTCCTGAAAATTCACGTTCACCTATAAACGTTTGATGATAGAGCTTTAAGACATCCTTATTAGACAACACATAACCTAAATTTGCGTTTATACTCCCATTCTGAAAAGCACCATTTTCATTAGATTGATCTGTATTTAGATACTTATAATCATTCTCAGAATCTATATAATCTAATCCTACATTTACAGAAAACTTCTCGTTACTATAAGAAGATAGATAACTTATATTTTTAGTCTCATAACTGCCATAAGACAATGTAGCCGTATTATCAAAATGCTGTTTAAAGCTCAAAGTATTATTCAGGTGAATACTCCCACCAATGGCTCCACTTCCATATTGCACTGAGCCACCACCAGAACGAATAGCAATACTATTAAAATTAGTGGTATTTATGGTATTAAAATCAGTTTGACCTGTGAGCTGAGAATTAATAGAAATTCCATTCCAAATTACAGCGGTTTGCGAAGCATTAGTCCCTCTAAACGATGGCGACGACACCATGCCATATCCATTTTCTTTAAAATAAATATTGGTGTTAAAGCGTAGTAAATCCGTAAATGAAACTCTATTATTATTGAGTAAAGAATCATTAAGCACAGTTACTTTATACCCTTTTGCATAACGGGTTAGCTTAACGTCACTCAACACCACTTCATCTAAGCGTTGAATAGAATCCAAAGCAACTTGAGCCATAATATGGCTACTAAAAAAGACTATTAAGAAAACGAGTAAAATCCGTATCATACTTAATCACTTTTATCCCGAAAGCTTTAAAATTTTGTTTGAATTGGGCAGGTCTCCTGACTTGTTTTTTATAACATCACCTTCCCAGCAATAAAGCCAGTGGTTTTGAAGAATGTTATAACTCTCAAAAATGAGATGCCCAATCTAGTTGAGCATAAAACTTACAGTTGCGGGAACAGTTCTGGACTTGATAATGATATCTCACCAGATTCCCTTTTAATCTAATCGGTTAACAATTAGAACCTAATTTCGCGGCAAAAATAGACTTTTAATTATAGCTGATACCTGATTTTTATCACTTTTTTTTATTCATTTTATACAGAAGATATATAAAGCCAATTAAAAAATGTGCAATGATTATTCCTGCAACGATATATAATGTTAAATTTGAATCGCCTCTCATGATCTATTTTTTATCAAATTTATCAAGAAGAAATTAAACAAACGTTACAAAGGTTACAGATGAAATTTTATAGCATATTACTACTTCTATTAATTGTGAGTTCTTGTAAAAATGAACCTAAACAAGAAACTATTTCAATAATTGAAAGTGAAAAACTAGAATTAAAATATGCTGAAGGATTCTCAGTAGATTATTATGAAAACTATAAAGTATTATCCATTACAAAACCTTGGCCAAAGGCTGAAAAAACTTACCGCTATGTTATTATCTCAAAGGAAAACATGGCAAAAACTACATTTAAAACAAATGAATTTGACGGAATAATTATAAATCCACTTGAAACTATAGTTGTGACGTCTACAACACATATACCTTCTTTAGAACTTTTGAATGTTGAAGAAACCTTAATCGGGTTTCCAGGAACAAATTATGTATCATCTGAAAAAACACGTCAACGAATTGATGACGAAAAAGTAAGAGAACTCGGAAAGAACGAAGGTATTAACACTGAAGTTTTACTAGAATTAAATCCTGATGTGGTTATAGGTTTTGGTGTTGATGGTGTTAATAAAACTTTTGAAATCATAAAAAAAGCTGATATTCCTGTAATATATAATGGAGATTGGGTAGAATCATCTGCATTAGCAAAAGCTGAATGGATTAAATTATTTGGAGTACTTTTTAATAAAGAAAAAGAAGCAGATTCTATATTTAATCAAATTGAAAATGATTATTTAGCAGCGAAATCAATTGCAAAAAATGCAAAGCGTGTTCCCACCGTTTTAAGTGGAGCTATGCATAAAGAGGTCTGGTATTTACCTAATGGTTCTAGCTCAGAAGCCCAATTTCTAAAAGATGCCAACCTAAATTATCTTTGGAGTGACACTACAGGAAATGGTAGTTTAGCATTAAGTTTTGAAGTGGTTTTAGAAAAAGCTCAAGACACTGAATTATGGTTGAGTCCTTCGTACTATGGCAGTTTACAACAATTAGAAGAAGCTAATTCACTTTATACTAATTTTGAAGCCTTTAAAAATAAAAACATCTATACGTTTGCCAATACAACAGGTGCAACTGGTGGAGTTTTATATTATGAATTAGGAACCGCAAGACCAGATTTGGTTTTAAAGGACATAATAAAAATTGCACATCCTGAATTGTTAGGCGATTATGAGCCTTATTTTTTTAAAGAATTAAAGTGATTATTTAGAAACCTGTCAGGTTTTAAAAACCTAAAAGGTCTTATTAAGCGCATGAAAACCAATCATACATATTCATTTATTATCTTAATAGCAATTCTGTTATTATGTTTTATACTTAATATTAGTTTAGGTTCTGTAAGTATTCCGTTTTCTGAAGTTTTTGAAAGTTTATTCGGAACTACTCAGAACAACACCTATGACATTATTATAAATAAAGTAAGATTACCAAAAGCCATCACAGCAATTATGGTGGGTTCAGGATTAGGAATTTCAGGATTATTGATGCAAACCTTGTTTAGAAATCCACTCGCAGGTCCTTTTGTTTTAGGAATTAGTTCTGGTGCAAGTTTGGGTGTGGCTTTAGTTATTTTAGGCTCAGGTCTTTTTGGTGGTTTATTTGCAACTGCTCTAGCTACAAAATGGAGTATTGTTATTGCGGCGAGTTTGGGAAGTTTTCTGGTTTTATTGGCTGTTTTAGCAGTTTCTAACAAAGTTAGAGATACCATGGCCATTCTTATCATTGGTTTAATGTTTGGAAGCATTACCGCTGCAGTAGTAAGCGTGTTGTCTTATTTTAGTTCAGCAGAACAATTACAACAATACATATTTTGGGGCTTTGGTAGCTTAAGCAATTTATCTTGGGAAGAATTGCTAATTTTCTTCGGAATATATGCCATTGGAATTCTATTAAGTGTGGCATCCATAAAAGGATTAAATAGTTTATTACTTGGTGATAACTACGCTAAAAGTCTAGGTTTAAACTTGAAACAAAGTCGATTAATCATCATTCTCGCCACCAGTTTAATCGCAGGAACCATTACTGCTTTTGCAGGACCAATTGCGTTTATCGGTTTAGCAATTCCGCATTTAACACGTCAGGTTTTTAAAACAACAAATCATAAAATATTATTGCCAGCTGTATTTTTAGTTGGTGCGATTGTGATGCTCATATGCGATACTATTGCACAAGTTCCAAATAGCGATTATACCCTACCAATTAATGCGATAACCGCTTTGGTTGGGGCTCCAGTTGTAATTTGGTTATTAGTGCGGCAACGAAAAATGATGTTTTAAAATGAAAACGGAAACCACACACATCGTTCTTAAAGCCAACCAACTTTCAATTGGCTACAAAACCAAAAAAGCTGAAACGGTTATTGCTTCAAATATTAATTTTGAATTGCAAAAAGGCCAGCTCATTGGCTTAGTTGGTGCTAATGGTATTGGAAAATCGACATTACTACGAACCCTCATTAAAGTACAACCGGAATTAGCAGGTTCTATAACACTAAATGATAAAGACCTTAAGTCGACTTCCATTTTAGAACTTGCCAAGCAATTAAGTATTGTGTTGACAGAGCCTTTGACGTCTAAAAATTTATCAGTTTTCGAGTTAGTATCTTTAGGTCGTCATCCTTATACCAACTGGATAGGCAACCTCACAGAAGCCGATACTACAATTGTTAACGACGCATTAGCACTTGTAAATCTTTCAGAATTGAAAGACAAAAGATGTTATGAGCTTAGTGATGGCCAACTACAAAAAGTAATGATAGCACGTGCTTTAGCGCAAGATACAGACGTCATTGTTTTAGACGAGCCTACATCACATCTCGATATGTATCATAAAGCGTATATCTTAAAACTGCTTCAAAAACTTACGAAAGAAACAGGTAAAACCATTTTATTTTCTTCTCATGAAATTGATTTAGCCATTCAATTATGTGATACCATGATTGTAATGCGCCCTAATGACGTGGTTTGTAATCAACCTTGTAAATTAATTTCAGAAGGTGTTTTTGAATCCCTTTTTCCAAAAGATTTGATTGTTTTTGATGATAAAACAGGAAGCTTTAGAGTGACTAAGTAGATTTGCTATTTCGACAATTCGATTTCATTTTCATTTTCAACTCCAATTTCCTTTTTATAAATTATCTTTGAGAAATTTCCATTTTCAACATGAACGACACACTTATTTTACTCATTACAATTATTATTTCCGCAGGTATTGGTGCTTTTATAGGCGTTAAATTTTCGCAATTAAAAAGTAAAAGTGACAAAAGTACACTCGAAGAGCGTAATGCTAATTTGCAACAGCAATTCAATGAATTCAAAATCCATTCAGAAACCGAAAACCAAAAACAAGATCAGTATTTTAATCAGCAATTAACGGATTTAAAAGAGACCATTTCTAAAATTGAAATTGAACGTGAAACCATTAGACGAGAGAAAGACTTCTTAAATACAGAATTGTCTAGACGTAATTCTGAATATGAAAATCTTGAAAAAGCAAACTTAAAACGTGACGAAGAATTAGTCTTACAACAAGAACAACTGCGTAAGGATTTTGAATTAATGGCTTCTAAAATATTAGATGAAAAATCTGAAAAATTCACACTTCAGAATAAAGAGAATATCAAAAACATCTTAAACCCTTTACAAGAAAAAATACAACTCTTTGAGAAAAAAGTAGATGATACCCAAAAGGAAAGTATCAGTATGCATTCGGCGTTGAAGGAACAGCTATTAGGCCTTAAAGACCTTAACCAAATTATGGCAAAAGAAGCTACCAACCTTACTAGAGCTTTAAAAGGTGATAGTAAAACACAAGGAAACTGGGGCGAATTAGTCTTAGAGCGTGT encodes:
- a CDS encoding YncE family protein; the encoded protein is MKKIILSMFAMSLLIVSCSSDDDATPSEPLGAYEDGIIVSGEGGPSSITFISEDLMTSENQIYFNVNNEATGVYLQSLGFNDDKAYIVVDAGTITVVNRYTFEKLGTISTGLTAPRYIAFANGKGYVTNWGDPYDEADDFVAVVDLTANTVISTIPVGNGPEQILAEDNVVYVSHKGAFSTNNIVSVINTSSDVLTTTITVNDNPDEMLVDDNGDLVVLSSGKPAWTGDETKAAITKIDMDTNTVSTTLEFSDGEHPELMMYLNGNLYYNLGSAVLSITDDATAVTSTPLFTTAATTLYGMAAKDDRLYFVDAVDYTSAGQLFIYDDTSYSLINSFNAPVVASKIYFN
- a CDS encoding TonB-dependent receptor plug domain-containing protein, with amino-acid sequence MIRILLVFLIVFFSSHIMAQVALDSIQRLDEVVLSDVKLTRYAKGYKVTVLNDSLLNNNRVSFTDLLRFNTNIYFKENGYGMVSSPSFRGTNASQTAVIWNGISINSQLTGQTDFNTINTTNFNSIAIRSGGGSVQYGSGAIGGSIHLNNTLSFKQHFDNTATLSYGSYETKNISYLSSYSNEKFSVNVGLDYIDSENDYKYLNTDQSNENGAFQNGSINANLGYVLSNKDVLKLYHQTFIGEREFSGTVSSPSLAKYEDQNFRTMLEWSRFGTKSYSKLKVAHLQEHFKYFGNQNSDNFTFGKVNTYLINYTADIDLLKDLKLKPIVSYNYYEGSGSSFNNPNRKEFSTTALLLYNPNEKWHYGLNLRQDVTSGFNSPLLFSFDVAYEVSNSYKLKLNGSKNYRVPTFNDLYWQPGGNLDLVPETSYQIDLGQEITYKSVSFNLNAFYIKTSDLIQWKPNTTGFWSPENIAKTQNYGVEASLDVSKKIKAHQFSLQGNYAYTVSEDLETNAQLIYVPYHKANINLAYAYKRMSLFFQHLFTGEVYTTPENLSGIFYSVEAYQLTNFGLNYQLFKTNSQQIDISLKVNNLFNTVYENVAFRPMPDRNFNFQIQYKF
- a CDS encoding ABC transporter substrate-binding protein; protein product: MKFYSILLLLLIVSSCKNEPKQETISIIESEKLELKYAEGFSVDYYENYKVLSITKPWPKAEKTYRYVIISKENMAKTTFKTNEFDGIIINPLETIVVTSTTHIPSLELLNVEETLIGFPGTNYVSSEKTRQRIDDEKVRELGKNEGINTEVLLELNPDVVIGFGVDGVNKTFEIIKKADIPVIYNGDWVESSALAKAEWIKLFGVLFNKEKEADSIFNQIENDYLAAKSIAKNAKRVPTVLSGAMHKEVWYLPNGSSSEAQFLKDANLNYLWSDTTGNGSLALSFEVVLEKAQDTELWLSPSYYGSLQQLEEANSLYTNFEAFKNKNIYTFANTTGATGGVLYYELGTARPDLVLKDIIKIAHPELLGDYEPYFFKELK
- a CDS encoding FecCD family ABC transporter permease, translated to MKTNHTYSFIILIAILLLCFILNISLGSVSIPFSEVFESLFGTTQNNTYDIIINKVRLPKAITAIMVGSGLGISGLLMQTLFRNPLAGPFVLGISSGASLGVALVILGSGLFGGLFATALATKWSIVIAASLGSFLVLLAVLAVSNKVRDTMAILIIGLMFGSITAAVVSVLSYFSSAEQLQQYIFWGFGSLSNLSWEELLIFFGIYAIGILLSVASIKGLNSLLLGDNYAKSLGLNLKQSRLIIILATSLIAGTITAFAGPIAFIGLAIPHLTRQVFKTTNHKILLPAVFLVGAIVMLICDTIAQVPNSDYTLPINAITALVGAPVVIWLLVRQRKMMF
- a CDS encoding ABC transporter ATP-binding protein: MKTETTHIVLKANQLSIGYKTKKAETVIASNINFELQKGQLIGLVGANGIGKSTLLRTLIKVQPELAGSITLNDKDLKSTSILELAKQLSIVLTEPLTSKNLSVFELVSLGRHPYTNWIGNLTEADTTIVNDALALVNLSELKDKRCYELSDGQLQKVMIARALAQDTDVIVLDEPTSHLDMYHKAYILKLLQKLTKETGKTILFSSHEIDLAIQLCDTMIVMRPNDVVCNQPCKLISEGVFESLFPKDLIVFDDKTGSFRVTK